The segment ACAGAAACTGCTGGGCCCGCTCAATGAGCGCGACGGGCACACCTTGTTGGCGCAATATTTCTGCGGCTTCGCGGGCGATGATGGCAGTGCCTTCAACAGGCACCCCCTTCGTCACCAACACGGCGTCGCCGACCTGCGCTTTGGCGCTGGTGACGAGGCGGTCTTTCGCCACCTCGCCCAACATCGTGCCGACCACGATGGTGCGGGGGAGTTCAGGCGTGATTTCTGTGTGCCCGCCGATGAAGGCGATGTCCAACGACCGACAGGCGTCCGCCATCTGCGTGAAAATTGATCGCACCCATCCCGCGTCCGTTCGTCCCTCAGGCAACAGAACCGTCGCCAGAAACCAGCGGGGCTGAGCGCCCATTGTCGCCACATCGTTGGCGTTGATATGGACGGCATACCAGCCGATGAGGTCCGTAGCGAAGGTGATGGGATCAGTGGTAGCGACCAAGTATCGGTCGCCCATGTCCACGACAGCGGCGTCTTCACCGATACGCGGACCGATGACCGTGCGTTCATCCAGCGGCAACCCGCTCAATAAGTCCCGCAGCAACCGGTAGTCCAACTTGCCCGCCGAAAAATCGTAGCCGCTCATGGGCTGTGCGTTCACCGCCTTTGTCTCGTTGGGTGTGCTGGCAATAGCAACGCGGCGGTGCAGCGTGGCGCACCCTTTAACGATAGCGCCGTCTTCTTCGCCCTTGCAGTCGGCAGGGGCGTTGCCATCCTTATTGGCAGGCAAGTTAGGGACTTGGAGGTGACATCAGCGATGGCAGTGCAGGTGGCT is part of the bacterium HR17 genome and harbors:
- the hypE gene encoding Hydrogenase expression/formation protein HypE, yielding MSGYDFSAGKLDYRLLRDLLSGLPLDERTVIGPRIGEDAAVVDMGDRYLVATTDPITFATDLIGWYAVHINANDVATMGAQPRWFLATVLLPEGRTDAGWVRSIFTQMADACRSLDIAFIGGHTEITPELPRTIVVGTMLGEVAKDRLVTSAKAQVGDAVLVTKGVPVEGTAIIAREAAEILRQQGVPVALIERAQQFLFDPGISVVRDALVACQAATVHAMHDPTEGGLAMGLWELAEASQVTIEVDADAVPVLPEGRQLCAALGLNPWGTIASGALLLCVAATDAGKVLDALHNAGIAAFRIGTVSGHGQAAVFLRYPDGRSEPLPMFAKDEIVRLFG